One genomic segment of Vibrio mimicus includes these proteins:
- a CDS encoding putative bifunctional diguanylate cyclase/phosphodiesterase, producing the protein MTSLIAIPSGKLTSPLWANLFFHFGLIVVSYTLVAEHPTMARLYLLFPLLMLIAFWVPNRNTRGLSALSALLLIVIGSLFTPLSVDAIEETFLLLPLIYLVLLPATLWPMVVAIILVMCYLTSIESSLFSEVAEDATELLAITAFATFGTYYRLSLLKQIKRYRKDSLTDYLTSLGNRKAFHLQLHQIQQLNQPSQYALLQVDLDDFKQINDSLGHQQGDKLLEELGLRLRSLKSSSCQIYRLSSDEFALILHHEEQLIPAIKQTVEQLHAALHQGYKLGNRLYSVTTSLGIALLEDALNDTDIWCRNADIAILKAKKSGKNCVRWFDNELHSETIRQYQIERELNIAIEKNQLLLHYQPKVDIRSGRIVGTEALVRWQHSDLGMINPGYFIAVAEKTQQIIPIGRWVINEACRQLSEWHHSFPDLSVSVNVSNIQFLYDDIYQVVYNALQTYPIPPHTLQLEITETTLMRYPNNVIHTCHQLRELGIQIALDDFGVAYSSLNYLKQLPIDVIKIDRSFVDSCNDDSAGKMIVRTIIQLGHNLGKMVTAEGVDSEEKLAVLTKEGCDKYQGFLFSRPLPAKEFEALMQLQAGKG; encoded by the coding sequence ATGACGTCTCTAATTGCAATTCCCAGTGGTAAGTTAACTTCGCCCCTATGGGCTAATTTATTTTTCCACTTTGGGCTTATAGTTGTGAGCTATACCCTCGTTGCTGAACATCCAACGATGGCACGACTCTACCTATTATTCCCCCTTTTAATGCTCATAGCATTTTGGGTACCAAATCGCAATACACGTGGATTATCGGCGCTAAGCGCTCTATTACTGATTGTGATTGGCAGCTTGTTTACTCCGCTAAGTGTGGATGCTATTGAGGAAACGTTTCTTCTACTCCCCTTAATTTACCTTGTACTGTTGCCAGCAACCTTGTGGCCAATGGTGGTCGCCATCATTCTGGTCATGTGCTACCTCACGTCTATTGAAAGTAGTCTGTTTAGTGAAGTAGCGGAAGATGCAACAGAATTGTTGGCCATTACTGCATTTGCTACTTTTGGCACTTACTATCGCCTATCTTTATTAAAGCAAATCAAGCGTTACCGAAAAGACAGTTTGACGGATTACCTAACGTCATTAGGTAATCGCAAAGCATTCCACCTTCAATTACACCAAATCCAACAGCTGAATCAACCAAGCCAATACGCCTTACTGCAAGTGGATTTGGATGACTTCAAGCAGATCAATGACAGCTTAGGGCATCAGCAAGGCGATAAGCTCTTAGAAGAACTGGGCTTACGCTTACGTTCACTAAAAAGCTCATCTTGCCAAATCTATCGCTTAAGCAGTGACGAATTTGCCCTTATCCTTCATCACGAAGAGCAGTTAATACCGGCGATCAAACAGACTGTAGAGCAGCTCCATGCAGCCTTACACCAAGGGTATAAACTGGGTAATCGGCTCTACTCAGTGACGACCAGCCTCGGCATCGCATTACTGGAAGATGCGCTCAATGATACTGATATTTGGTGTCGCAATGCGGACATTGCAATTCTCAAAGCAAAAAAGAGCGGTAAGAATTGTGTTCGCTGGTTTGATAACGAGCTTCACAGTGAAACCATCCGCCAATACCAGATCGAGCGAGAGTTGAATATTGCTATAGAAAAGAATCAGTTATTACTGCACTACCAACCCAAAGTGGACATAAGATCAGGCCGTATTGTGGGGACGGAGGCTTTAGTTCGCTGGCAACACTCAGATTTAGGTATGATCAATCCGGGGTATTTCATTGCGGTTGCAGAAAAAACCCAGCAGATTATTCCGATAGGTCGCTGGGTAATTAATGAAGCGTGCCGACAATTGAGCGAGTGGCACCACTCATTTCCTGATTTATCAGTATCCGTCAATGTCTCTAACATTCAGTTTCTATATGACGATATCTATCAGGTGGTATACAACGCCTTACAAACCTACCCAATACCACCACACACTTTACAATTAGAAATCACCGAAACAACCTTAATGCGTTATCCCAACAATGTCATCCATACATGTCATCAGTTGCGTGAGCTCGGCATTCAAATTGCGCTTGATGATTTTGGTGTCGCCTACTCCTCTTTAAACTATTTAAAACAGCTTCCGATCGATGTAATAAAAATCGATCGTTCGTTTGTCGACAGCTGCAATGACGATAGTGCAGGGAAAATGATCGTACGCACTATCATTCAACTAGGGCACAATTTAGGAAAAATGGTCACTGCTGAAGGTGTTGATTCTGAAGAGAAATTGGCCGTTTTAACAAAAGAAGGATGCGATAAGTATCAGGGATTTCTTTTTTCTCGCCCCCTCCCTGCAAAGGAATTTGAAGCATTAATGCAGCTCCAAGCAGGAAAAGGCTAG
- a CDS encoding hemolysin family protein — protein sequence MSFFENISIIMALIAASCFFSMSEISLAAARKIRLRQMADEGDERAERVLELQAHPGNFFTVVQIGLNAVAIMGGIVGESAFTPYIKAMLEGWIPSNWLAQASFILSFMLVTSMFILIADLMPKRIAMAMPERIATNLVGGMQLCITLLKPIVWFFNGLATLLFRALSVPMERNDEITSDDIYAVMDAGAEAGVLDKGEQQMMESVFEMQSIPVTSAMTARESLVFLNLSDSEEEIKQKISQHPHNKFLVCDGQLDLIKGYVDSKALLLRVINGQSMNLKESNVVIGCPIIPDTLSLSEALEYFKINRVDFAVVMNEYALVVGVVTFNDLQSAVMGTWVLAEGEEQIVARDGNSWLVDGVTPITDVMRSFGIEEFPQQQNYETIAGFMMYMLRKIPRRTDSVVYAGYKFEVVDIDNYKVDQLLVTRVEPLEVAAQDSDKK from the coding sequence ATGAGTTTTTTCGAAAACATCTCGATTATTATGGCGCTGATCGCTGCCAGTTGTTTTTTCTCTATGTCGGAAATCTCCTTGGCTGCGGCGCGGAAAATTCGTTTACGCCAAATGGCGGATGAAGGTGATGAGCGAGCAGAGCGAGTGTTAGAGCTGCAAGCTCACCCGGGTAATTTTTTCACTGTAGTGCAAATTGGTCTCAATGCTGTTGCCATCATGGGTGGTATTGTCGGTGAGTCAGCATTTACGCCTTACATCAAAGCGATGCTTGAAGGGTGGATTCCGAGTAATTGGTTGGCACAAGCCAGCTTTATTTTGTCGTTTATGCTAGTGACTAGCATGTTCATTTTAATTGCTGATCTGATGCCCAAGCGTATTGCCATGGCAATGCCGGAGCGTATCGCGACCAACTTGGTGGGCGGTATGCAGTTGTGTATCACTTTACTTAAACCGATCGTCTGGTTTTTCAATGGCCTAGCGACCCTTTTATTCCGTGCCTTGAGTGTGCCTATGGAGCGCAATGATGAAATTACGTCAGATGATATTTATGCGGTGATGGATGCAGGTGCAGAGGCCGGAGTGCTGGATAAAGGTGAACAACAGATGATGGAAAGCGTGTTTGAGATGCAGAGCATTCCTGTGACTTCGGCAATGACAGCACGTGAAAGTCTGGTGTTTCTTAACCTCAGCGATAGTGAAGAAGAGATCAAACAGAAAATTTCGCAGCATCCGCATAATAAATTTTTGGTTTGCGATGGTCAGCTGGATCTGATCAAAGGTTATGTTGATTCAAAAGCCTTGTTGCTACGAGTGATTAATGGCCAAAGCATGAACCTAAAAGAGAGCAATGTCGTCATTGGTTGCCCCATTATTCCTGATACGTTAAGCCTTTCTGAGGCATTGGAGTATTTCAAAATTAACCGTGTCGATTTTGCGGTGGTGATGAACGAATATGCGCTGGTGGTTGGTGTTGTGACGTTCAATGATTTGCAAAGTGCGGTCATGGGAACGTGGGTTCTTGCAGAAGGTGAAGAGCAGATCGTGGCTCGTGACGGTAACTCTTGGTTGGTCGATGGTGTAACCCCGATTACCGATGTGATGCGCTCTTTCGGCATCGAAGAGTTCCCACAACAGCAAAATTACGAAACCATTGCCGGGTTTATGATGTACATGTTGCGTAAAATTCCACGTCGTACCGATTCTGTCGTGTATGCAGGCTACAAGTTTGAAGTGGTGGATATCGATAACTACAAAGTTGACCAGTTGTTAGTCACCCGCGTGGAGCCATTAGAGGTTGCAGCTCAAGATAGCGACAAAAAATAG
- a CDS encoding dCMP deaminase family protein encodes MISKWAQRFFQMAELVGSWSKDPSTQVGAVITKQNRIVSVGFNGYPHGISDSASTDDRDMKYLKTLHAEENAILFAKRDLDGCEIYVTHFPCPNCAAKIIQTGIAAVYCPEQSDDFLSRWGDKIKVSQDMFLQAGVKVNWLPLAELKHINTITLPTDNHC; translated from the coding sequence ATGATTTCAAAATGGGCGCAACGTTTTTTCCAAATGGCGGAATTAGTCGGATCGTGGAGTAAGGATCCATCCACGCAGGTAGGCGCTGTGATCACCAAACAAAACCGAATTGTTTCGGTAGGTTTCAATGGCTATCCGCACGGCATTTCCGACAGTGCCAGTACCGATGACCGTGATATGAAGTATTTGAAAACTCTGCATGCGGAAGAAAATGCGATTCTTTTTGCTAAACGCGATCTGGATGGCTGCGAAATTTATGTTACGCATTTCCCATGCCCTAACTGCGCAGCAAAAATCATTCAAACGGGTATTGCAGCGGTTTATTGCCCTGAGCAGTCTGATGATTTTCTCTCACGTTGGGGAGATAAGATCAAAGTCAGCCAAGATATGTTTTTGCAAGCTGGTGTCAAAGTCAACTGGCTGCCTCTGGCCGAGTTAAAGCATATCAATACCATTACCTTACCTACCGACAACCATTGTTGA
- a CDS encoding glyceraldehyde-3-phosphate dehydrogenase, with product MSPEKHLQDWQTSQTIAETMSPLIGQLYRQKGVEVVLFGITLINAATIDIIKTHRIAKRYLDHPLSLEQTMPVLQQITQLELAPCRIDLGQLTHRFWQHHSDLQGLNDFLLTALDGALDSTAISQPKDVVLYGFGRIGRLLARLLIEKSGAGYPLRLRAIVVRGGKEGDLEKRASLLRRDSVHGQFNGSITIDKERKALIANGNFIQVIYANSPQEIDYTRYGIHNALIVDNTGVWRDSEGLSQHLASLGASKVLLTAPGKGDIKNVVFGVNESVIQPEDTIISAASCTTNAITPVLKAVNDRYGIISGHIETVHSFTNDQNLIDNFHKGERRGRAASLNMVLTETGAAKAVAKALPELTGKLSGNSIRVPTPNVSMAIANLNLTHSTTKEELNAYLRDMALNSPLSGQIDYTESTEIVSSDLVGSRYAGVVDATATIVQDNRCVLYVWYDNEFGYSCQVVHCMEQMMGVRYPTYPAK from the coding sequence ATGAGTCCAGAGAAACATCTCCAAGACTGGCAAACGAGCCAAACGATTGCTGAAACTATGTCACCACTCATCGGCCAACTTTATCGCCAAAAAGGTGTTGAAGTGGTTTTGTTTGGTATAACTTTAATCAATGCCGCAACCATCGACATTATTAAAACCCACCGTATTGCGAAACGTTACTTAGACCACCCTCTGTCACTAGAACAAACAATGCCAGTGTTGCAGCAGATCACGCAGTTAGAGCTGGCACCTTGTCGTATCGATTTGGGTCAGCTAACACATCGGTTTTGGCAACATCATAGCGACCTTCAAGGACTAAACGATTTTCTGCTTACCGCACTGGATGGTGCCTTAGACAGCACGGCCATATCTCAACCTAAAGACGTTGTTTTGTACGGATTCGGTCGCATCGGTCGCTTACTGGCTCGCCTTTTGATTGAAAAGAGTGGTGCCGGCTATCCATTGCGTCTGCGTGCGATTGTGGTACGTGGAGGCAAAGAGGGTGACCTAGAAAAACGCGCTAGTTTATTACGTCGTGATTCTGTTCATGGCCAATTCAACGGTAGCATTACGATTGATAAAGAACGTAAAGCCTTAATTGCAAATGGCAATTTCATTCAGGTCATCTACGCCAATTCTCCGCAAGAAATTGACTACACGCGTTACGGCATTCACAACGCACTGATCGTAGACAACACTGGAGTATGGCGTGATAGTGAAGGACTAAGCCAACACCTTGCTTCTCTAGGCGCAAGTAAAGTGCTGCTTACGGCGCCAGGTAAAGGTGACATCAAAAATGTCGTATTTGGTGTTAATGAATCGGTTATCCAGCCAGAAGACACCATCATTTCAGCCGCAAGTTGTACAACCAATGCCATCACTCCAGTGTTAAAAGCGGTCAACGATCGCTACGGCATTATCTCCGGCCATATTGAGACGGTTCATTCATTCACCAATGACCAGAACTTGATCGATAACTTCCACAAGGGTGAACGTCGTGGCCGAGCGGCATCACTCAACATGGTATTAACTGAGACGGGCGCTGCAAAAGCCGTGGCGAAAGCACTACCAGAGTTAACCGGTAAACTCAGCGGCAATTCGATTCGTGTCCCGACACCAAATGTGTCCATGGCGATAGCGAATCTCAACTTAACTCACTCCACGACTAAGGAAGAATTGAACGCCTATCTGCGTGACATGGCGCTCAACTCACCTTTGTCAGGACAAATTGACTACACCGAATCGACCGAAATTGTCTCAAGTGATCTGGTTGGTTCACGCTATGCGGGTGTGGTTGATGCAACAGCAACGATTGTGCAAGACAATCGTTGTGTTCTGTATGTGTGGTATGACAACGAGTTTGGTTATAGCTGCCAAGTGGTGCATTGTATGGAACAAATGATGGGGGTTCGTTACCCCACTTATCCAGCAAAATAA
- a CDS encoding LysR family transcriptional regulator, whose protein sequence is MDYIHLSRFSLKHLTALHVMLNTRSVTQTAVRLCVSPSSISKILAQLRELLNDDLFYRDGNQLIPTPYVQQMGPTVHHILSSMNGLLHCTEFNPQDYQGHYRLAMRESTLELFAPRVTAVLSACSPELSMTVHSKEHYGFEALQSGLIDVILLPHDISQPPTFAQDLVWQIIESDELICLMSPAHPLAHSELTVQDYLAYKHIGILDNELSEPYFEKYLTQQHETRRIAVATPDFGAAAILCRQTSFLFTCSKMWADHAMQAQGLIQKVLPFEYGKVAYSLVWNKPSMNDRAIHWLCHQLTSHSI, encoded by the coding sequence ATGGATTATATTCATCTCTCTCGCTTTAGTTTAAAACACCTCACCGCACTGCATGTTATGCTCAACACTCGCAGTGTTACACAAACCGCAGTCAGGCTTTGTGTCAGCCCTTCAAGTATCAGTAAAATTCTTGCTCAGCTCCGTGAGCTGCTCAATGATGATCTTTTCTACCGCGATGGTAATCAGCTGATTCCAACCCCCTATGTGCAACAAATGGGGCCGACCGTACACCATATTTTGTCAAGCATGAATGGCCTACTGCATTGTACTGAGTTTAACCCGCAGGACTACCAAGGCCACTATCGCTTAGCGATGCGTGAAAGCACCTTGGAGTTATTTGCCCCCAGAGTCACTGCCGTGTTATCAGCCTGCTCACCAGAACTGTCGATGACAGTGCACTCCAAAGAGCATTATGGTTTTGAAGCATTACAAAGTGGACTCATCGATGTCATTCTCTTGCCACACGACATCAGTCAACCGCCAACGTTCGCGCAAGATCTGGTTTGGCAGATCATTGAATCCGATGAGTTGATCTGCTTGATGAGCCCTGCTCACCCACTCGCCCACTCAGAACTCACGGTGCAAGATTATCTCGCTTATAAACACATTGGCATTCTCGATAATGAGCTAAGCGAACCCTATTTTGAAAAGTATTTAACTCAACAACATGAGACTCGACGCATCGCAGTGGCAACGCCAGATTTTGGGGCAGCCGCAATTTTGTGTCGACAGACTTCATTCCTTTTCACCTGTTCAAAAATGTGGGCAGACCACGCGATGCAAGCTCAAGGCCTAATTCAGAAAGTTCTGCCTTTTGAATATGGCAAAGTCGCATACAGCTTAGTTTGGAATAAACCGAGCATGAATGATCGAGCAATTCATTGGCTGTGCCATCAGTTGACATCTCATTCGATTTGA
- a CDS encoding OsmC family protein — protein sequence MQAQVKWVEDFRFIGLSNSGHSIVMDGSGGASAPSPMEMVLMAAGGCSSVDVVDGMKKAGQKIHSCEAKLSAERRDTAPKLFTQVNIHFVLSGENLDQNIVAQVTADSLEKYCSVCLMLGKGVEMSHSWEIRAE from the coding sequence ATGCAAGCGCAAGTAAAATGGGTTGAAGATTTTCGCTTTATCGGGCTGTCGAATTCAGGTCATTCGATTGTAATGGATGGCAGTGGTGGCGCTAGCGCACCAAGCCCAATGGAAATGGTATTGATGGCGGCGGGTGGGTGCAGCTCAGTCGATGTCGTTGATGGCATGAAAAAAGCGGGGCAAAAAATTCACAGTTGTGAAGCCAAACTCAGCGCTGAACGTCGTGACACTGCGCCTAAGCTGTTTACTCAAGTCAATATCCACTTTGTACTTAGTGGTGAAAATCTGGATCAAAACATTGTGGCGCAAGTAACCGCTGACTCACTAGAAAAGTACTGCTCGGTGTGTTTGATGCTCGGTAAGGGCGTTGAAATGAGCCATTCATGGGAAATTCGTGCTGAGTAA
- a CDS encoding class I SAM-dependent DNA methyltransferase translates to MAHDWDEYAASWESNPSTHIFAQSVFQQLTKILSLQGKHVLDFGCGTGLLSQLMSPLARDIVALDSSEAMIEELDRKELRNVEPVVDALTRGLVAQHPAFRKQFDLVVASSVCAFLPNFQDAADIIFTLVDEGGYFVHFDWLADETGDTDMSLTANEIETVLRNAGFASIDVQVAFEVTTEQGTLPVVIGVARK, encoded by the coding sequence ATGGCACACGACTGGGATGAATACGCAGCAAGCTGGGAAAGCAATCCCTCCACTCATATTTTTGCGCAAAGCGTATTTCAACAACTGACAAAAATCCTTTCTCTTCAAGGTAAGCATGTATTGGATTTTGGCTGTGGCACAGGATTGTTGAGTCAGCTGATGTCACCACTCGCTCGCGATATTGTTGCTCTCGACTCATCTGAAGCCATGATTGAAGAGCTTGACCGCAAAGAATTACGCAATGTTGAACCCGTGGTAGACGCACTCACTCGTGGCTTAGTGGCTCAGCACCCTGCATTTCGTAAGCAATTTGATCTGGTTGTTGCTTCATCGGTCTGTGCTTTCTTACCTAATTTCCAAGATGCTGCGGACATCATTTTTACCCTTGTGGATGAGGGGGGTTATTTTGTGCATTTTGATTGGTTGGCTGATGAGACAGGCGACACGGATATGAGCTTGACTGCCAATGAGATTGAAACTGTCTTGCGCAATGCAGGGTTTGCTTCAATCGATGTGCAAGTGGCTTTTGAGGTCACTACCGAGCAAGGAACGTTACCTGTCGTTATTGGGGTTGCTCGGAAATAG
- the yddG gene encoding aromatic amino acid DMT transporter YddG has product MKQRFNTHKHTLYGIAAILLWGSLMALTRRVAEEFSPIGGAALIYTASTLFLLFTMGLPKLKPGSSRYLLIGGALFVSYEICLALALGMANDRLQAIEMSVINYLWPALTVLIAVLLSKRSVSFWVYPSVGLAFLGVAWTIIAEQGISLADFTGRISSNPAVYTMAFIGAFIWAIYCNVTQRLAQGQNAIVLFFAATASTLWVQYILSDEPSLSYSWSNVSTLLLTGVVMGSGYALWNVAILRGNMLLLATISYFTPVISTLFSSLILGVVLGISFWQGVVMVTVGSLICWWVTRQPHSISETTAESVPSKQG; this is encoded by the coding sequence TTGAAACAGCGATTCAACACGCACAAACATACCTTATATGGCATTGCTGCAATTTTGCTCTGGGGCAGCCTGATGGCATTAACTCGTCGGGTTGCCGAAGAGTTTTCACCGATTGGTGGAGCCGCATTGATCTATACCGCGAGTACGCTGTTTTTGCTCTTTACAATGGGTTTGCCCAAGTTAAAACCAGGGTCATCACGTTATCTATTGATAGGTGGAGCCCTGTTTGTGAGTTACGAAATTTGTTTGGCATTAGCGCTTGGAATGGCTAACGATCGTCTCCAAGCCATTGAAATGTCCGTAATCAACTATCTTTGGCCTGCACTCACGGTATTGATTGCGGTACTGTTGAGTAAACGCTCGGTCAGTTTTTGGGTTTATCCTAGCGTTGGATTAGCCTTTCTCGGTGTTGCGTGGACGATCATTGCTGAACAAGGTATTTCTCTTGCAGATTTCACTGGGCGAATTAGCTCTAATCCAGCGGTCTATACGATGGCATTTATTGGCGCTTTTATCTGGGCGATTTACTGTAATGTCACACAGCGTTTAGCGCAGGGGCAAAATGCAATTGTGCTCTTTTTCGCGGCAACGGCGAGCACGTTGTGGGTTCAGTACATCCTGAGTGATGAACCCTCACTCTCATATTCATGGTCTAACGTAAGCACTTTGCTTTTGACGGGGGTAGTAATGGGGAGTGGCTACGCTCTATGGAATGTGGCGATTTTGCGCGGCAACATGCTGTTGTTAGCGACAATCTCCTATTTCACGCCTGTGATTTCAACGCTGTTTTCTTCCTTGATTTTGGGAGTCGTGTTAGGCATTAGCTTCTGGCAAGGCGTTGTGATGGTAACGGTCGGCTCACTGATTTGTTGGTGGGTGACTCGTCAGCCTCATTCGATATCTGAGACAACGGCAGAGTCTGTGCCCAGCAAACAAGGTTGA
- a CDS encoding sugar O-acetyltransferase yields MSELEKMLNGEHFDGASVEVEALRSQAGRLKLAINQSLDDAERHALQRELFGYLGELSQVQPPFHCEFGKTIRIGEHSFINMNVVMLDGAPITIGNNVLIGPSSQFYTASHSLDYRHRQSWETICRPIVVEDDVWIGGNVVINQGVTIGARSVVAANSVVNHDVPPDTLVGGTPARILRSLTTVE; encoded by the coding sequence ATGAGCGAATTGGAAAAAATGCTCAATGGCGAACATTTTGATGGCGCATCTGTAGAAGTTGAAGCGCTACGTAGCCAAGCGGGTAGGCTAAAACTTGCCATTAACCAAAGCCTAGATGACGCCGAACGCCATGCTTTACAAAGAGAATTGTTTGGTTATCTCGGCGAGCTGAGTCAAGTTCAGCCGCCATTCCATTGTGAGTTTGGGAAAACGATTCGTATTGGTGAACACTCCTTCATCAATATGAACGTGGTCATGCTTGATGGCGCACCAATTACCATCGGCAATAACGTTCTTATTGGTCCTAGTTCGCAATTCTATACTGCATCACATTCCCTGGATTACCGTCATCGCCAATCATGGGAAACTATTTGTAGGCCGATTGTGGTGGAAGATGATGTGTGGATCGGTGGCAATGTGGTGATCAATCAAGGTGTCACGATTGGTGCTCGCTCTGTGGTGGCGGCTAACTCAGTGGTGAACCATGATGTTCCCCCTGATACCTTAGTGGGTGGCACACCTGCGAGAATATTGCGTTCTCTAACAACCGTCGAATAG
- a CDS encoding acetoacetate--CoA ligase → MPSTTPLWIPSQERISTSNLQQFIQHVNQQGETLDSYQALHQWSITESSRFWLEVWQFCDVIGHRGDCLMSEGLPRFGNEIYPARDSIWFPQAELNYAENLLSYAFQYPDVTAIWFKNESGQTKQLTWQQLCDHVSLIQQWLIQNGIGQGDVVAGYLPHLPETVIAMLATTSLGAIWTSTSPDFGVESVIERFGQVQPKILFCCDGYTFNGKPFLMQERNTHIVCALPSLVNTCQIEYLQEPQFSPNLGSSFSTWHSILASYQPKELNYQRVGFNDPLFILYSSGTTGKPKCITHSVGGTLLNHLKEHQLHCDIQPRDRVFYYTTTGWMMWNWQVSALASGATLVIYDGHPLYPQANALWSLADEAKITLFGTSAKYLETLQKCPFSPSDDYPLPDLKTLCSTGSVLYPEQFDFVYEHIKADLHLASISGGTDICGCFALGNPLSPVYRGECQGAGLGLDILAFDEQGDIVTERRGELVCRNSFPNQPIGFWHDDGSRYQQAYWDKFSGVWHHGDEIEITTHGGIVFFGRSDTVLNPGGIRIGTAEIYQQINALPEIQDSIAIGRRLERDEEIILFVQLTQGVILDDSLQQKIRTLLRERCSPRHVPAHIFALSGIPRTKSGKLVELAVKQVCHGESVKNLGAIANPEVLSEIENLLSA, encoded by the coding sequence ATGCCATCAACCACACCACTTTGGATACCAAGCCAAGAACGCATATCCACCTCAAACCTGCAGCAGTTTATTCAGCATGTGAACCAGCAAGGAGAGACGCTTGATAGCTATCAAGCTCTGCATCAGTGGTCTATTACTGAAAGCTCGCGATTTTGGCTAGAAGTTTGGCAGTTTTGCGATGTTATTGGGCATCGCGGAGATTGCCTGATGAGTGAAGGGCTTCCTCGTTTTGGTAACGAAATATACCCAGCACGGGATTCTATTTGGTTTCCACAGGCAGAACTTAACTACGCGGAAAACCTGCTCTCTTATGCGTTTCAATATCCCGATGTAACGGCTATTTGGTTTAAAAATGAAAGTGGGCAAACCAAACAGCTAACGTGGCAACAGCTGTGTGATCACGTTTCTCTGATTCAACAATGGCTTATTCAAAATGGAATTGGTCAAGGAGATGTAGTGGCAGGCTATCTTCCCCACTTACCGGAAACCGTTATCGCAATGCTGGCGACAACGAGTCTTGGTGCAATTTGGACGTCAACATCGCCAGATTTTGGCGTAGAGAGCGTCATTGAACGTTTTGGGCAGGTACAACCTAAAATCCTTTTTTGCTGCGATGGTTACACCTTCAATGGCAAGCCATTCTTGATGCAAGAAAGAAATACCCACATCGTTTGCGCGCTACCGAGCCTAGTGAATACTTGTCAAATAGAGTATCTGCAAGAGCCTCAGTTCAGCCCGAATTTGGGTAGCAGTTTCTCGACTTGGCATTCAATCTTAGCGAGCTACCAGCCAAAAGAGCTAAACTATCAACGGGTTGGGTTTAACGACCCGCTCTTTATACTGTACTCCTCAGGCACAACGGGCAAACCAAAATGCATTACGCACTCCGTAGGTGGCACTCTGCTCAATCATTTGAAAGAACATCAGCTGCACTGCGACATCCAGCCGAGAGATCGTGTTTTCTATTACACCACGACAGGCTGGATGATGTGGAACTGGCAAGTTTCTGCATTAGCAAGTGGGGCAACGTTAGTCATTTACGATGGCCATCCGCTCTACCCGCAAGCAAATGCACTTTGGTCTCTGGCTGATGAAGCCAAAATCACCTTGTTTGGCACTTCAGCCAAGTACCTTGAAACCCTGCAAAAATGCCCTTTTTCGCCTAGTGATGACTATCCACTACCGGATCTGAAAACCTTATGCTCTACGGGTTCCGTACTCTATCCCGAACAATTTGATTTTGTGTATGAACACATCAAGGCCGATCTGCATTTAGCTTCGATATCCGGCGGGACTGACATCTGCGGCTGTTTTGCATTGGGAAACCCGCTCTCTCCGGTCTATCGAGGTGAATGCCAAGGCGCGGGGTTAGGTCTAGATATCCTAGCCTTTGACGAACAAGGTGACATTGTCACGGAAAGACGTGGCGAATTGGTTTGCCGTAATAGCTTTCCTAATCAACCGATCGGCTTTTGGCATGACGATGGCTCTCGCTACCAACAAGCTTATTGGGATAAATTTTCGGGTGTTTGGCACCATGGTGACGAAATTGAAATCACAACACACGGCGGTATTGTATTCTTCGGGCGCAGTGATACAGTCCTAAACCCAGGTGGGATCCGTATCGGAACGGCTGAGATCTATCAACAAATCAATGCCCTACCTGAAATCCAAGACTCAATTGCGATTGGCCGAAGATTAGAACGAGATGAGGAAATCATCCTCTTCGTTCAACTGACTCAAGGCGTCATACTTGATGATTCGCTCCAACAGAAAATTCGCACACTATTACGTGAACGCTGTTCGCCACGCCATGTCCCTGCGCACATTTTTGCTCTCAGTGGCATTCCTCGAACCAAATCAGGAAAACTGGTTGAACTGGCTGTTAAGCAAGTTTGCCATGGAGAGAGCGTGAAAAATCTCGGCGCGATCGCTAACCCAGAAGTGCTAAGTGAAATAGAAAACTTACTTTCGGCATGA